One Actinosynnema pretiosum DNA segment encodes these proteins:
- a CDS encoding SDR family oxidoreductase, giving the protein MSTTWFVTGSSRGIGREIVERVLARGDRVAATLRAPERLDDLAERHGDRLWRRRLDVTDTAEVERALAEAVAHLGRLDVIVSNAGHGVFGAAEDLSDEQVRDAIATNLTASIQLARRAVPLLRAQGGGTLVQLSSMGGHLTFPGFAIYHATKWGVEGYFEALAREVEPFGIRTVLVEPGMVRTSFYDAATRVPASEPYRGGVADQEPLPVDRMPGSQSGVAHAVIEAALSDDPPLRLLLNSDAHELVTGAVRERLAAFEARRDAAFAADAEQPRAY; this is encoded by the coding sequence ATGTCCACCACGTGGTTCGTCACCGGGTCGTCCAGGGGGATCGGGCGGGAGATCGTCGAGCGGGTCCTGGCGCGCGGGGACCGGGTCGCCGCGACGCTGCGCGCGCCGGAGCGGTTGGACGACCTGGCCGAGCGCCACGGAGACCGGCTGTGGCGGCGTCGGCTGGACGTCACCGACACCGCCGAGGTCGAGCGCGCGCTCGCCGAGGCCGTCGCGCACCTCGGGCGGCTCGACGTGATCGTGTCCAACGCGGGCCACGGGGTGTTCGGCGCGGCCGAGGACCTGAGCGATGAGCAGGTGCGGGACGCCATCGCCACCAACCTGACCGCGTCGATCCAGCTCGCCCGGCGCGCCGTGCCGCTGCTGCGGGCGCAGGGCGGCGGGACGCTGGTGCAGCTGTCCAGCATGGGCGGGCACCTCACGTTCCCCGGCTTCGCGATCTACCACGCCACCAAGTGGGGCGTGGAGGGCTACTTCGAGGCGCTGGCGCGCGAGGTCGAGCCGTTCGGGATCAGGACCGTCCTGGTCGAGCCGGGCATGGTGCGGACCTCGTTCTACGACGCGGCCACCAGGGTCCCGGCCAGCGAGCCCTACCGCGGCGGCGTCGCCGACCAGGAGCCGCTGCCGGTGGACCGGATGCCCGGCAGCCAGTCCGGGGTGGCGCACGCGGTGATCGAGGCCGCGCTGTCCGACGACCCGCCGCTGCGGCTGCTGCTCAACTCCGACGCGCACGAGCTGGTCACCGGGGCGGTCCGGGAGCGGCTGGCGGCGTTCGAGGCGCGCAGGGACGCGGCGTTCGCCGCCGACGCCGAGCAGCCCCGCGCATACTGA
- a CDS encoding AAA family ATPase, with translation MSSTWRPSATYPEPPPRGRGSRLADFIDAMIATGQTGQVFGSHGIGKTATFTSHLAEAHPDKTLVVVPAANLTPDDLLVNAPVRDAATGELVLRQLVMGQLKPGRPFVLLVDDSLQAGPAIQSQLMQVACDWTLGEHDLRELGCVGVFLTDNEDLAETGARRDDLAVLDRMVTVRVGADDTAWRVRLAERFRDWDLRGVFDVWSSLGPALREALAPRTVEHVLANAREGFPLVWGLPLVNGERMALVERLPDGRSEDRTTEVLDRIADALGVPNPSTVDDPVRRVLRAALRNRWAVLLQGPPGCGKTALVRQVVREELGRDPVYFSMPVTSVEDLCVPVPTPDGSLESLLAARFAGSGPKAVVWDEYNRPKDRSAFAKLMEITQEWSLAGRPIAGLRAQVAIQNPPYHLGRKLNVSRNNIAQATRFTASLVVEPGDVPANEWLIARYGAPAETVLDWWKHDLDDDARAWVTKRTAERLVKLHLHGLPLESALIYLGDGEYAPVPLESLVDRFERRRPVAGLGDLARRVEVWEARLRRALKASDEGDDDSDVVHRVLANAEVSQLRKHRKAVKRLVVLLPPKLRATYLVGAAPDRQRFWVDAFTSLPRQG, from the coding sequence GTGAGCAGCACCTGGCGCCCCAGCGCGACCTACCCGGAGCCGCCGCCGCGCGGCCGGGGGTCGCGGCTGGCGGACTTCATCGACGCCATGATCGCCACCGGTCAGACCGGGCAGGTCTTCGGCTCGCACGGCATCGGCAAGACGGCCACGTTCACCTCGCACCTGGCCGAGGCGCACCCGGACAAGACCCTGGTGGTCGTGCCCGCCGCGAACCTCACCCCGGACGACCTGCTGGTGAACGCGCCGGTGCGGGACGCGGCGACCGGGGAGCTGGTGCTGCGCCAGCTCGTCATGGGCCAGCTCAAGCCGGGAAGGCCGTTCGTGCTGCTGGTCGACGACTCGCTCCAGGCCGGGCCCGCGATCCAGTCCCAGCTGATGCAGGTGGCGTGCGACTGGACGCTCGGCGAGCACGACCTGCGCGAGCTGGGCTGCGTCGGGGTGTTCCTGACCGACAACGAGGACCTGGCCGAGACGGGCGCGCGCCGCGACGACCTGGCGGTGCTGGACCGCATGGTGACGGTGCGGGTCGGCGCGGACGACACGGCGTGGCGGGTGCGGCTGGCCGAGCGGTTCCGGGACTGGGACCTGCGCGGGGTGTTCGACGTGTGGTCCTCGCTGGGCCCCGCGCTGCGGGAGGCGCTGGCGCCGCGCACCGTGGAGCACGTGCTGGCCAACGCGCGCGAGGGGTTCCCGCTGGTGTGGGGGCTGCCGCTGGTGAACGGCGAGCGGATGGCGCTGGTGGAGCGGCTGCCGGACGGGCGGAGCGAGGACCGCACCACCGAGGTGCTGGACCGGATCGCGGACGCGCTGGGCGTGCCGAACCCGTCCACCGTGGACGACCCGGTGCGGCGGGTGCTGCGGGCGGCGCTGCGGAACCGGTGGGCGGTGCTGCTGCAGGGGCCGCCGGGGTGCGGGAAGACCGCGCTGGTGCGGCAGGTGGTGCGGGAGGAGCTGGGGCGCGACCCGGTGTACTTCTCCATGCCGGTGACCAGCGTGGAGGACCTGTGCGTGCCGGTGCCGACGCCGGACGGGTCGCTGGAGTCGCTGCTGGCCGCGCGGTTCGCCGGGAGCGGGCCGAAGGCGGTGGTGTGGGACGAGTACAACCGGCCCAAGGACCGGTCGGCGTTCGCGAAGCTGATGGAGATCACGCAGGAGTGGTCGCTGGCCGGGCGGCCGATCGCGGGGCTGCGCGCGCAGGTCGCGATCCAGAACCCGCCGTACCACCTGGGGCGCAAGCTGAACGTGTCGCGCAACAACATCGCGCAGGCGACCCGGTTCACCGCCTCGCTGGTGGTGGAGCCCGGCGACGTGCCCGCGAACGAGTGGCTGATCGCGCGGTACGGGGCGCCCGCGGAGACCGTGCTGGACTGGTGGAAGCACGACCTGGACGACGACGCGCGGGCGTGGGTGACCAAGCGGACCGCCGAGCGGCTGGTGAAGCTGCACCTGCACGGGCTGCCGCTGGAGTCGGCGCTGATCTACCTCGGTGACGGGGAGTACGCGCCGGTGCCGCTGGAGTCGCTGGTGGACCGGTTCGAGCGGCGGCGGCCGGTGGCCGGGCTCGGGGACCTGGCGCGGCGGGTGGAGGTGTGGGAGGCGCGGTTGCGGCGGGCGCTGAAGGCCTCGGACGAGGGCGACGACGACAGCGACGTGGTGCACCGGGTGCTGGCGAA
- a CDS encoding vWA domain-containing protein codes for MERSARRHVVDLADRKALLAWNPAAPEVVAEASGLKEAALLDFGLSGSPVASWLFAKCRHQVPTTAVPTAAVVASGDGSCLLLYNPDFFVALGLDGVKFVLFHEARHLVHRHLFVEPELAGDPLFTLAAEVAINHVALIRLRRTGLPEVDGEPVGVDPVAVHERYREDLAGRGLEPLAYRAFTATDLGIYRELKRMATPPVPTAVCVHQSEGAAPLDQGSADALASSALLDALLSARRGNRHADSEVSDLVRRTDGTSESASRRWSGLGAAGLLRGRTSNHEVTDWWQRWLVGVLGTLLSPGERLVYPRKRGAVLAALGHDPTLARVGPRREVSLVVALDVSGSLVDGVVAWMAELVGRIEGARVRWLAFDTAVVPFTPGQAIRGGGGTDFRAVVDHVEGRSAVDGEGFDGSVDAVIVLTDGFAPPVTPAEPDKWIWLITPGGDDWPDAHRPQMACHRIRPVLQTGQRT; via the coding sequence GTGGAGCGCTCGGCGCGGCGGCACGTGGTCGACCTGGCCGACCGGAAGGCGCTGCTGGCGTGGAACCCGGCGGCGCCCGAGGTGGTGGCGGAGGCGAGCGGGCTCAAGGAGGCGGCACTGCTGGACTTCGGCCTGTCCGGCTCGCCGGTCGCGTCGTGGCTGTTCGCCAAGTGCCGCCACCAGGTCCCGACCACGGCGGTGCCGACGGCGGCGGTCGTGGCGTCCGGGGACGGGTCCTGCTTGTTGTTGTACAACCCCGACTTCTTCGTGGCGCTGGGCCTGGACGGCGTGAAGTTCGTGCTGTTCCACGAGGCAAGGCACCTGGTGCACCGGCACCTGTTCGTCGAGCCGGAGCTGGCGGGCGACCCGCTGTTCACGCTCGCCGCCGAGGTCGCGATCAACCACGTGGCGCTGATCCGGTTGCGCCGCACCGGTCTGCCCGAGGTGGACGGGGAACCGGTCGGCGTCGACCCTGTGGCCGTGCACGAGCGCTACCGCGAGGACCTGGCCGGGCGCGGCCTGGAACCCCTGGCGTACCGGGCTTTCACCGCCACCGACCTCGGGATCTACCGCGAGCTCAAGCGGATGGCGACCCCGCCCGTGCCCACCGCCGTGTGCGTGCACCAGAGCGAGGGCGCGGCGCCGCTGGACCAGGGGTCCGCCGACGCGCTGGCCTCGTCGGCGCTGCTGGACGCGCTGCTGTCCGCCCGCCGGGGCAACCGGCACGCCGACTCGGAGGTGTCGGACCTGGTGCGCCGCACCGACGGCACCTCGGAGAGCGCGAGCAGGCGGTGGTCCGGGCTGGGCGCGGCCGGGCTGCTGCGCGGGCGGACCTCGAACCACGAGGTGACCGACTGGTGGCAGCGCTGGCTGGTGGGGGTGCTGGGCACGCTGCTCAGCCCCGGCGAGCGGCTGGTGTACCCGCGCAAGCGCGGCGCGGTGCTGGCCGCGCTCGGGCACGACCCGACCCTGGCGCGGGTGGGGCCGAGGCGCGAGGTGTCGCTGGTGGTCGCGCTCGACGTGTCGGGCTCGCTGGTGGACGGCGTGGTGGCGTGGATGGCGGAGCTGGTGGGGCGGATCGAGGGCGCGCGGGTGCGCTGGCTGGCGTTCGACACCGCCGTCGTGCCGTTCACGCCCGGCCAGGCGATCCGCGGCGGTGGCGGCACGGACTTCCGGGCGGTGGTGGACCACGTCGAAGGCCGGTCCGCTGTGGACGGTGAGGGGTTCGACGGGTCGGTGGACGCGGTCATCGTGCTCACCGACGGCTTCGCGCCCCCCGTCACCCCGGCCGAGCCGGACAAGTGGATCTGGCTCATCACCCCCGGCGGCGACGACTGGCCGGACGCGCACCGGCCGCAGATGGCGTGCCACCGGATCAGACCGGTTCTCCAGACGGGACAGCGGACGTGA
- a CDS encoding LysR family transcriptional regulator, with amino-acid sequence MSGMTLLGLRVVVEVARRGSFTAAAEALGYTQSAVSRQVGAMETAAGGPLFERGARGVRPTPAGEALLGHAGQVVAHVEAAELEIAGLRDRLAGRLVVGAYPTAAAALVPSAVARLRTAHPALAVSLGEAGSPALLRRLRAGRLEVAVIAVGDGLPDYDLTGLVVEQVPGQRGMGVAVADDHPFAQQSEVDVAQLADQVWIVGVGKEGEPQFGAWPTLADPVVGHGARSWPTRFGLVKAGLGITVLPGLAAGTAPRGVTWVPVHDPGLVWGRRTVALTRPDRSDAAGAFVRALLG; translated from the coding sequence ATGTCCGGGATGACCCTGCTGGGGCTGCGCGTGGTGGTCGAGGTCGCGCGGCGCGGGTCGTTCACCGCCGCCGCCGAGGCGCTCGGCTACACCCAGTCCGCCGTGTCCCGCCAGGTCGGGGCGATGGAGACGGCCGCGGGCGGCCCGCTGTTCGAGCGCGGCGCGCGCGGCGTCCGGCCCACCCCGGCGGGGGAGGCGCTGCTCGGGCACGCCGGGCAGGTCGTCGCGCACGTCGAGGCGGCCGAGCTGGAGATCGCCGGGCTGCGCGACCGCCTCGCCGGGCGGCTGGTCGTCGGCGCCTACCCCACGGCCGCCGCCGCGCTGGTCCCGAGCGCCGTCGCCCGGCTGCGGACCGCGCACCCCGCGCTCGCCGTGTCGCTGGGCGAGGCGGGCAGCCCCGCGCTGCTGCGCAGGCTCCGCGCCGGGCGGCTGGAGGTCGCGGTGATCGCGGTCGGCGACGGGCTGCCCGACTACGACCTGACCGGGCTGGTGGTCGAGCAGGTGCCGGGGCAGCGGGGGATGGGCGTCGCCGTGGCCGACGACCACCCGTTCGCCCAGCAGTCCGAGGTGGACGTGGCGCAGCTCGCCGACCAGGTGTGGATCGTCGGCGTCGGCAAGGAGGGCGAGCCGCAGTTCGGCGCGTGGCCCACGCTCGCCGACCCGGTGGTCGGGCACGGGGCGCGCAGCTGGCCGACCCGGTTCGGCCTGGTCAAGGCCGGGCTGGGCATCACGGTGCTGCCCGGCCTCGCCGCGGGCACCGCGCCGCGCGGCGTGACCTGGGTGCCGGTCCACGACCCTGGGCTGGTGTGGGGCAGGCGGACCGTGGCCCTGACCCGCCCCGACCGCTCGGACGCGGCGGGCGCGTTCGTGCGCGCGCTGCTGGGGTGA